One Flagellimonas sp. CMM7 genomic region harbors:
- the purU gene encoding formyltetrahydrofolate deformylase yields MKLTIRIHCPDQSGIISSVTQFVHEKNGNIIYLDQHVDKEAGVFFMRLESEFEDEINLSVFKQQFEQKLAENYKMKWGMHLDGEKPKMAIFVSKYNHCIYDLLSRYHSGELLVDIPFIISNHQDLEYIADQFQIPYYHIPVTKETKTLAEEKQLNLLKEYKVDFIVLARYMQILSPQVIDVYPQKIINIHHSFLPAFAGAKPYHAAFERGVKIIGATSHYVTAELDAGPIIEQDVTAVSHSHSIKDFITKGRDLEKIVLSRAVQLHVARKTIVYNNKTVIFS; encoded by the coding sequence ATGAAACTTACCATTCGCATTCATTGTCCCGATCAATCTGGAATTATAAGTTCAGTTACCCAATTTGTTCACGAAAAAAATGGCAATATTATTTACTTGGACCAACATGTTGACAAAGAGGCTGGCGTATTTTTTATGAGGCTGGAAAGTGAATTTGAAGATGAAATCAACTTATCAGTTTTCAAACAGCAATTTGAACAAAAACTGGCGGAAAATTATAAAATGAAGTGGGGCATGCACCTGGATGGGGAAAAGCCCAAAATGGCCATTTTTGTATCCAAATACAATCATTGTATTTATGATCTGTTAAGCAGGTATCATTCAGGAGAATTATTGGTAGATATTCCATTTATAATAAGCAATCATCAAGATTTGGAATACATAGCAGATCAGTTTCAAATTCCTTATTATCACATCCCTGTCACCAAAGAAACCAAAACCTTAGCAGAGGAAAAACAATTGAACCTTTTAAAGGAGTATAAGGTTGACTTTATTGTTCTGGCAAGGTATATGCAAATTCTATCTCCACAAGTGATTGATGTTTACCCGCAAAAAATAATAAATATCCATCATTCTTTTTTACCCGCTTTTGCAGGAGCAAAGCCATACCATGCGGCTTTTGAGAGAGGCGTAAAGATTATTGGCGCCACAAGTCATTATGTAACCGCAGAATTGGATGCCGGACCAATCATTGAACAGGATGTTACTGCCGTATCACACTCGCATTCCATCAAAGATTTTATAACAAAAGGTAGGGACTTGGAAAAAATTGTGCTTTCGCGAGCTGTTCAGCTTCATGTTGCCAGAAAAACAATTGTCTACAATAACAAAACCGTGATTTTTTCTTAA
- a CDS encoding methylmalonyl-CoA mutase family protein, translated as MEQSKPYQPKNKIRIVTAASLFDGHDAAINIMRRIIQSTGVEVIHLGHDRSVAEVVNCAIQEDANAIAMTSYQGGHNEYFRYMLDLLKEKGAEHIKVFGGGGGVILPEEIKDLMDYGIERIYSPDDGREMGLQGMINDLVQRCDTEVPNLVIPKGVKLSKLLLEKQENTIARLISLAENRHEAFEKYEDDVNKVHQKVPVLGITGTGGAGKSSLVDELVRRFLSDFPEKHIGIISVDPSKRKTGGALLGDRIRMNAINNDRVYMRSLATRQSNLALSKHVAEAVQVLKAASFDLIILETSGIGQSDTEILEHSDVSLYVMTPEFGAATQLEKIDMLDFADVVAINKFDKRGALDALRDVKKQYMRNHGLWDVSQDDLPIFGTIASQFNDPGMNRLYKVVMDTLVSKAESKLLSNFEVTNEMAEKIFVIPPARTRYLSEIAESNRAYDKRVDDQVMVAQKLFGIHQTILSIIPSESDKPYLIKSGLDSDTILKQLPNEEIPFAKLLFAQFDKVKMNLDPHHWESILKWQEKVDRYKSEVYSFKVRGKEVKIKTHTESLSHSKIPKVALPKYEAWGDILRWSLQENVPGEFPYSSGLYPFKRVGEDPTRMFAGEGGPERTNRRFHYVSLDMPAKRLSTAFDSVTLYGNDPDHRPDIYGKIGNAGVSICCLDDAKKLYSGFDLSDPMTSVSMTINGPAPMLLAFFMNAAIDQNCEKYIKEKGLEKEIDQKIDSIFKQKKTKRPSYLGELPKGNDGLGLMLLGVTGDQVLSKPVYDEIRKNTLNQVRGTVQADILKEDQAQNTCIFSTEFALRLMGDVQEYFIEHQVRNFYSVSISGYHIAEAGANPITQLAFTLSNGFTYVEYYLSRGMDINKFGPNLSFFFSNGVDPEYAVIGRVARKIWAKAMKEKYAADSRAQMLKYHIQTSGRSLHAQEIDFNDIRTTLQALYAIYDNCNSLHTNAYDEAITTPTEESVRRAMAIQLIINKELGLAKNENPLQGSFIIEELTDLVEEAVLLEFDRITERGGVLGAMETMYQRSKIQEESLHYETLKHSGEYPIIGVNTFLSSKGSPTILPAEVIRATEDEKKNQIETLQNLQVRNREEAERQLEELQQTAIKNENLFEKLMEVTKYSSLGQITKALFQVGGQYRRNM; from the coding sequence ATGGAACAATCCAAGCCCTATCAGCCTAAAAACAAAATTAGAATTGTTACTGCTGCTTCGTTGTTTGATGGTCATGATGCCGCTATCAATATCATGAGACGGATAATACAATCTACGGGAGTTGAAGTAATTCATTTGGGTCATGATAGAAGTGTGGCGGAGGTTGTTAATTGTGCTATACAAGAAGATGCCAATGCAATAGCAATGACTTCTTATCAAGGAGGACATAATGAATACTTTAGGTATATGTTAGATTTGCTCAAAGAAAAAGGCGCAGAACATATTAAGGTTTTTGGAGGAGGAGGAGGGGTAATCCTTCCAGAAGAGATCAAGGATTTGATGGATTATGGGATAGAACGTATCTATTCACCTGATGACGGAAGAGAAATGGGCCTTCAGGGGATGATCAATGATTTGGTACAACGTTGTGACACAGAGGTTCCCAACTTGGTAATACCTAAAGGAGTCAAGCTGTCCAAATTGCTTTTAGAGAAGCAGGAAAATACAATAGCTAGGCTTATTTCTTTGGCAGAAAATAGACACGAAGCTTTTGAGAAATACGAAGACGATGTAAATAAGGTACACCAAAAAGTTCCGGTCCTCGGAATAACGGGAACTGGTGGGGCTGGAAAATCCAGTTTAGTGGATGAGTTGGTCAGGAGGTTTTTGAGTGATTTTCCAGAGAAACATATTGGGATTATTTCAGTAGATCCTTCCAAGAGAAAAACGGGAGGGGCATTATTGGGTGACCGAATCAGAATGAATGCTATTAATAATGATAGGGTTTACATGCGTTCTCTGGCTACAAGGCAGTCCAATTTGGCGCTATCCAAACATGTGGCCGAAGCCGTTCAGGTTCTTAAGGCCGCCAGTTTTGATTTGATAATCCTTGAGACCTCTGGTATTGGTCAGTCAGATACAGAAATTTTAGAGCATAGTGATGTTTCGTTATATGTAATGACTCCTGAATTTGGAGCAGCCACTCAACTTGAAAAAATAGATATGCTGGACTTTGCAGATGTCGTGGCGATAAACAAATTTGATAAAAGAGGAGCTTTGGATGCTTTGCGCGATGTGAAAAAGCAATATATGCGTAACCATGGATTGTGGGATGTTAGCCAAGATGATTTGCCCATTTTTGGAACAATTGCATCACAATTTAACGACCCTGGTATGAACAGACTTTATAAAGTTGTGATGGATACCTTGGTTTCAAAAGCTGAATCAAAGTTGCTTTCAAATTTTGAGGTGACCAATGAAATGGCCGAGAAAATATTTGTTATTCCTCCAGCAAGAACAAGATATTTATCTGAAATAGCAGAAAGTAATAGAGCTTATGATAAAAGAGTTGATGATCAAGTTATGGTGGCTCAAAAGTTATTTGGTATTCACCAAACGATTTTGTCTATTATCCCGAGCGAGAGTGATAAACCTTATTTAATAAAGTCAGGACTTGATAGTGATACAATCCTGAAACAGCTTCCAAATGAAGAAATCCCGTTCGCAAAGCTATTGTTTGCACAATTTGATAAAGTAAAAATGAATCTGGATCCCCATCATTGGGAATCCATTTTAAAATGGCAAGAAAAAGTAGATCGATATAAATCTGAAGTTTATTCCTTTAAGGTAAGAGGCAAGGAAGTAAAGATTAAAACGCATACAGAATCGCTTTCTCATAGTAAAATACCTAAAGTCGCATTGCCAAAATATGAAGCTTGGGGAGATATACTTAGATGGAGTCTACAAGAAAATGTACCAGGTGAATTTCCGTATTCATCAGGATTGTATCCTTTTAAAAGGGTGGGTGAGGATCCAACAAGAATGTTTGCTGGAGAAGGTGGCCCGGAGCGTACAAACAGACGTTTTCATTATGTAAGCTTAGATATGCCGGCAAAAAGGCTTTCCACGGCTTTTGATTCTGTGACCCTTTACGGAAATGATCCAGATCATAGACCAGATATCTATGGTAAAATAGGAAATGCGGGAGTTTCTATCTGCTGTTTGGACGATGCCAAAAAATTATACTCTGGTTTTGATTTAAGCGATCCAATGACTTCGGTAAGTATGACCATAAATGGTCCAGCACCAATGCTATTGGCATTTTTCATGAATGCCGCCATTGATCAAAATTGCGAAAAGTATATCAAGGAAAAAGGTCTAGAAAAAGAAATTGATCAAAAAATCGACTCTATTTTCAAACAGAAAAAAACTAAAAGACCTTCCTATTTAGGTGAACTTCCCAAAGGGAACGATGGTTTAGGCCTTATGCTTCTGGGTGTAACGGGAGATCAGGTTTTGTCAAAACCTGTATATGATGAGATAAGAAAGAATACACTGAACCAAGTTAGAGGGACTGTACAGGCAGATATTTTAAAAGAAGATCAAGCACAGAATACGTGTATATTTTCTACAGAGTTTGCATTGAGGTTAATGGGTGATGTTCAAGAATATTTTATAGAACATCAGGTTCGTAATTTCTACTCCGTTTCAATTTCTGGGTACCATATTGCCGAAGCGGGAGCAAACCCTATTACCCAATTAGCATTTACTTTATCAAATGGGTTCACTTATGTAGAGTATTATTTAAGTAGAGGAATGGACATCAACAAGTTTGGTCCAAACCTGTCATTCTTTTTTTCCAATGGAGTAGACCCAGAATATGCAGTAATAGGAAGAGTAGCAAGAAAGATTTGGGCAAAAGCGATGAAAGAGAAATATGCTGCAGACTCAAGAGCACAAATGTTGAAATACCATATTCAAACATCTGGTAGGAGTTTACATGCCCAGGAAATTGATTTCAATGATATAAGAACCACGCTTCAAGCGCTTTATGCTATTTATGATAATTGTAATTCTCTCCATACCAACGCTTATGATGAGGCAATTACAACACCTACGGAAGAATCTGTTAGAAGGGCCATGGCAATCCAGTTGATTATTAATAAGGAATTAGGGTTGGCCAAAAATGAGAACCCGCTGCAAGGTTCATTTATTATTGAGGAATTAACAGATCTGGTGGAAGAAGCTGTTTTGTTGGAGTTTGATAGAATCACAGAACGTGGTGGAGTTTTAGGAGCAATGGAGACCATGTACCAGCGTTCAAAAATTCAAGAAGAAAGTTTACACTATGAAACCCTGAAACATTCTGGGGAATATCCCATAATAGGAGTGAACACTTTTTTAAGCTCCAAAGGGTCGCCTACGATACTCCCTGCAGAAGTTATTAGAGCTACAGAAGATGAAAAGAAAAATCAGATAGAAACATTGCAGAACCTACAAGTTCGCAACAGGGAGGAAGCGGAAAGACAGTTAGAGGAACTTCAGCAGACTGCAATAAAAAATGAAAATCTTTTTGAAAAACTAATGGAAGTGACTAAATACAGCTCATTGGGACAGATTACAAAAGCATTGTTTCAAGTTGGTGGGCAGTATAGGCGTAATATGTAG
- a CDS encoding TIGR03643 family protein, which produces MERSSLNSLVVYRKSLALRDLSEAVASYFSYNKDMLSLRKYDSFRDDITQSLMTDALLITKEVEQAALSNSYSVRMKSLTFINIMTRNILAYCNGLERDGVKEKEYLNLLRKEIKVFRGSFKKWRKSLKNGNG; this is translated from the coding sequence ATGGAGAGGAGTTCTTTAAATTCCCTAGTTGTATATCGAAAATCACTGGCTTTACGTGATTTGAGCGAAGCTGTTGCTTCCTATTTTTCTTATAACAAGGATATGCTGTCTCTACGAAAGTATGATAGTTTTCGTGATGACATCACCCAATCTCTAATGACTGATGCCTTGCTCATTACCAAAGAAGTTGAACAAGCAGCCTTAAGCAATTCATATTCCGTTCGAATGAAGAGCTTAACCTTCATTAATATCATGACCCGCAATATCCTAGCTTATTGTAATGGGCTTGAAAGAGATGGTGTTAAAGAAAAAGAATATCTAAACCTTCTGAGAAAAGAAATTAAAGTTTTTAGAGGCTCTTTTAAAAAATGGAGAAAGTCTTTAAAAAATGGAAACGGCTAG
- a CDS encoding Lrp/AsnC family transcriptional regulator: protein MKIDELNWEILSCLQQNARESFANIGRKVGLTPPAVAERVKKMEDLGVIEGYGTTVSYAMAGHQLKAIIMLRAFMGKLKPFLSKVKSFQEVVNCYRITGNENIIMEVVLKDQFHLEKFIDELIVYGECRTHIVLSNIVANGPIKASKVFQ from the coding sequence ATGAAGATAGATGAATTAAACTGGGAAATCCTTAGTTGTTTACAGCAAAACGCAAGGGAATCTTTCGCCAATATTGGTCGTAAAGTTGGACTAACGCCGCCCGCAGTTGCGGAACGAGTAAAAAAGATGGAAGATCTTGGCGTTATAGAGGGGTACGGAACCACAGTTTCTTATGCTATGGCAGGACATCAATTAAAAGCGATTATTATGTTGCGGGCATTTATGGGTAAATTAAAGCCATTTCTTAGCAAAGTAAAATCATTCCAAGAAGTGGTTAATTGTTATCGCATAACGGGTAATGAGAATATAATTATGGAGGTGGTTCTGAAGGATCAGTTTCATTTGGAAAAGTTTATAGATGAACTAATTGTTTATGGTGAATGTAGAACACATATCGTTTTATCAAATATTGTGGCGAACGGTCCCATAAAGGCCAGTAAGGTTTTTCAATAA
- a CDS encoding alpha/beta hydrolase, protein MKKKYAILFLATFMLQQGFSQQMVLKKGKILEGLTVQDSIPDTFSLYLPTNFATEKKWPLLLIFDLEGKEKQALSMFIQAAEQEGYVLVAPRVLDSVSLSNSMVKTGKVINKVVSILPINKGRVYTAGASSSARFANLVPIFLKNVKGVISIGSSIANTELLNVKRPFHFIGITNKNDFNFTEILAAKKVLDRFRFPNQLLLHQEQTEWPDIGLLKKSMQLFTLAAMAKGFVAKDTSYIEKAFNEDVIKVNRLKNSQKLLLAERYMSEMMSVYGTHKNLDSLRQIQKSIRKDQRFRAMRRIENAAFFKESLLKEDYQYYIEEDVITHNFNNLGWWNYQKSEIDKFISGSNIYEKEMGNRLLGYVNALAEDNIDIVKSEALIDEDALALLYMLKTILEPQNFGFYLDTISLSAKNEDFGTALFYLEEALKNGFKDTDALYELEGTALFRITPKFNALVEKYLKGARYEIIEE, encoded by the coding sequence ATGAAAAAAAAATATGCTATACTTTTTCTTGCCACATTCATGTTGCAACAAGGTTTTTCGCAACAAATGGTATTGAAAAAAGGAAAAATCTTGGAGGGACTTACGGTCCAAGATTCTATACCAGACACCTTTTCACTTTATTTGCCAACTAACTTTGCTACAGAAAAAAAATGGCCTCTGTTACTGATATTTGACTTGGAAGGAAAAGAGAAGCAAGCACTTTCAATGTTTATTCAAGCAGCGGAGCAAGAAGGTTATGTGCTGGTTGCACCTAGAGTTTTAGATAGTGTTTCATTGTCCAATAGCATGGTCAAAACTGGCAAGGTGATTAATAAAGTAGTAAGTATTCTTCCTATTAATAAGGGGCGTGTGTACACTGCTGGAGCCTCCTCAAGTGCCCGCTTTGCCAATCTGGTGCCCATTTTTTTAAAAAATGTGAAAGGTGTTATTTCTATAGGTTCATCTATTGCCAATACTGAATTACTGAATGTTAAGCGCCCATTTCATTTTATTGGTATAACAAACAAAAATGATTTCAACTTCACTGAAATACTTGCTGCCAAAAAGGTTTTGGACAGGTTTAGATTTCCAAACCAACTTTTATTGCACCAAGAGCAAACAGAGTGGCCAGATATTGGTTTGTTAAAGAAATCAATGCAATTGTTCACATTGGCTGCGATGGCAAAAGGTTTTGTTGCAAAGGACACAAGTTATATTGAAAAGGCATTCAATGAGGATGTTATTAAAGTGAACAGGCTTAAAAATTCGCAGAAACTACTTTTAGCCGAACGGTATATGAGTGAGATGATGTCTGTTTATGGTACGCATAAAAATTTGGATTCTTTAAGGCAAATTCAAAAAAGTATAAGAAAAGATCAACGTTTTAGGGCAATGCGAAGAATAGAAAATGCAGCCTTTTTTAAAGAATCTTTATTGAAGGAAGATTACCAGTATTATATTGAAGAAGATGTTATAACTCACAATTTTAACAATCTAGGTTGGTGGAATTACCAAAAAAGCGAAATTGATAAGTTCATTTCTGGAAGTAATATTTATGAAAAGGAAATGGGGAATCGTTTACTCGGTTACGTGAATGCTTTGGCAGAGGACAATATAGATATTGTAAAATCTGAAGCTTTGATAGATGAAGATGCCTTGGCACTATTGTATATGTTGAAAACTATTTTAGAGCCTCAGAATTTTGGATTTTATTTAGACACCATATCTCTAAGTGCAAAAAATGAAGATTTTGGAACAGCATTATTTTATTTAGAGGAGGCTTTAAAAAATGGGTTTAAAGATACCGATGCATTATATGAATTGGAGGGTACGGCCCTATTTAGAATCACGCCAAAATTCAATGCCTTGGTTGAGAAATATTTAAAAGGTGCGCGTTACGAGATTATTGAGGAATAA
- a CDS encoding DJ-1/PfpI family protein has translation MIKNIFLLALLMFSISCMDKKQNGDVINTTQRQFPELAANRYNVAFLIMDGVFNTEFTAPYDIFQHTQYRKGIKAMNTFTVANTLEPITSFEGIRFLPDFDYTQDSIPNIDILVVPSAEHHLDTDLKDTTMLNFVKKVSEKALFVTSHCDGAFVLAKTGILDDVVSTTFPSDIEKYKAMFPKLKVRDSVLFVHDGKFITSAGGAKSFEAALYLCEHLYGKEIAESIAGGLVIDWDLNSFPRVIPQ, from the coding sequence ATGATAAAAAATATATTCCTTTTAGCACTCCTAATGTTTTCGATTTCTTGTATGGATAAAAAACAAAATGGAGATGTAATAAATACAACTCAAAGACAATTTCCGGAGCTAGCGGCTAATAGATACAATGTAGCTTTCTTAATTATGGATGGGGTGTTTAATACGGAATTCACAGCACCGTATGACATTTTTCAGCATACCCAATATCGAAAAGGTATTAAAGCCATGAACACTTTTACAGTTGCCAATACCTTAGAGCCAATAACCTCTTTTGAAGGTATACGTTTCCTTCCAGATTTTGACTACACACAAGATTCCATACCCAATATTGATATTCTGGTAGTACCTAGTGCGGAACATCATTTGGATACAGATTTAAAGGATACCACGATGCTAAATTTTGTGAAAAAGGTGAGTGAAAAAGCCCTTTTTGTAACATCTCATTGCGATGGAGCATTTGTTTTGGCAAAAACAGGAATTCTAGACGATGTGGTTTCTACAACTTTTCCAAGTGATATTGAAAAATACAAAGCCATGTTTCCCAAACTAAAAGTTAGAGACAGTGTTCTTTTTGTACACGATGGAAAATTTATTACATCCGCTGGTGGTGCTAAAAGTTTTGAAGCAGCACTATACCTATGCGAACATCTATATGGAAAAGAAATTGCAGAATCTATTGCAGGAGGCCTAGTAATTGATTGGGACTTAAACAGTTTTCCGAGAGTTATTCCTCAATAA
- a CDS encoding DUF1684 domain-containing protein, whose protein sequence is MKYSILVFSFLLLACGQNKKYHASTTEVQVKSSAIKDIIDFQKELDATFRNPETSPLPDRYRKDFEGLDFFEPDTNYIVKARFERTPDAVPFLLATTTDEKTEEVLYGIAHFKLNGIEHQLEIYQTLDLMDTEKYKDYLFLPFLDETNGTETYGGGRYIDLTIPEGNTIVIDFNKAYNPYCVYNKKYSCPLVPRQNYLRTNMRAGVKAFNKD, encoded by the coding sequence ATGAAATATTCAATACTTGTTTTTTCATTCTTGTTATTGGCATGTGGGCAGAATAAAAAATATCATGCTTCCACAACTGAGGTTCAAGTTAAATCATCGGCAATAAAAGATATAATTGATTTTCAGAAAGAGTTAGATGCTACTTTCAGAAATCCTGAAACATCTCCTCTTCCGGATAGATATAGAAAAGATTTTGAGGGACTGGACTTTTTTGAACCTGACACCAATTATATTGTGAAAGCCAGATTTGAGAGAACTCCTGACGCAGTTCCGTTTTTACTTGCCACAACTACAGATGAGAAAACGGAAGAGGTGTTATATGGGATTGCTCATTTTAAACTTAACGGCATTGAACACCAGTTAGAGATATACCAAACTTTGGATTTGATGGATACAGAAAAATATAAGGATTATCTTTTTCTACCTTTTTTAGATGAAACCAATGGAACGGAAACTTATGGAGGAGGACGTTATATCGATTTAACTATTCCAGAGGGAAATACGATTGTAATAGACTTCAATAAGGCTTACAATCCTTATTGTGTTTACAATAAAAAATACTCCTGCCCTCTAGTGCCAAGGCAAAATTATTTGAGAACTAATATGAGGGCAGGAGTGAAAGCTTTTAATAAGGATTAA
- a CDS encoding outer membrane beta-barrel protein: protein MKTIINTKYIKNLALAALALVSLTAFGQDAEEAKPKFEFSGTVDAYYRTNLTAPNGEDAIAPGSSFANLDGFSLGMANVIAAYEGEKVGFVADLVFGPRGSDATFNSPQYLNSAGGGTGEILNQLYVYWNVSDAVTLTFGNFNTFLGYEVISPAANFNYSTSYLFSYGPFSHTGLKADFDLGNEWSAMLAVMNPTDLTELNGTGDYAVGAQLGYSGQFLNFLYSQGGFEIDYTGGFDLSEDFFLGINAAHFSQEDDGGSFTGAALYPQYATSENFTIGLRGEYFMTGDSFGDGVGIGSDADGDANVFAVTLTGSATIGDLILKPEIRLDSTSEDAFIDNDLAPTASLASVLFAAIYSF from the coding sequence ATGAAAACGATTATAAACACAAAATACATAAAAAATTTAGCTCTGGCTGCATTAGCATTAGTATCTCTAACTGCTTTTGGACAAGACGCAGAAGAAGCAAAACCGAAATTTGAATTTAGCGGGACTGTTGATGCTTATTACAGAACCAATCTTACCGCTCCAAATGGTGAAGATGCTATTGCACCTGGATCTTCATTTGCAAATTTAGATGGGTTTTCTCTAGGCATGGCCAATGTAATTGCAGCTTATGAAGGTGAAAAAGTTGGATTTGTTGCTGATTTGGTTTTTGGACCAAGAGGATCGGACGCCACGTTTAATTCACCACAATATTTAAACTCTGCTGGTGGAGGAACTGGCGAAATTCTCAACCAATTGTATGTATACTGGAATGTTAGTGATGCCGTAACGTTGACTTTTGGAAATTTCAATACCTTTCTAGGTTACGAAGTAATTTCCCCTGCAGCTAATTTTAACTATAGCACTTCTTACTTATTTTCATACGGTCCTTTTAGCCACACCGGTTTAAAAGCGGACTTCGATTTAGGAAATGAGTGGTCAGCTATGCTTGCGGTGATGAACCCAACAGATTTAACAGAACTAAATGGCACAGGAGATTATGCCGTTGGCGCACAGTTGGGGTACTCAGGACAATTTTTAAACTTTCTATATAGCCAAGGTGGGTTTGAAATTGACTATACAGGGGGTTTTGACTTAAGTGAAGATTTTTTCTTGGGAATAAATGCCGCTCACTTTAGTCAAGAAGATGACGGAGGCAGCTTTACAGGAGCAGCTCTTTATCCGCAATATGCAACTTCGGAAAACTTTACTATTGGTTTGCGTGGAGAATACTTTATGACTGGAGATTCGTTTGGTGATGGTGTGGGAATTGGATCCGATGCTGACGGAGATGCAAATGTATTTGCCGTAACACTTACTGGAAGTGCTACAATTGGCGATTTGATTCTAAAACCAGAAATAAGATTGGACAGCACATCTGAAGATGCATTTATCGACAACGATTTGGCACCAACCGCAAGTTTGGCTTCTGTTCTTTTTGCCGCCATTTATTCTTTCTAG
- a CDS encoding ammonium transporter: MDAGLFTANNVWMMVCTALVFFMHLGFSFLEIGLTRQKNTVNILFKNVFIICVGLLLYYIGGFNLMYPGFENGATGFFKFAGFGIAAPEGGMTPEYADGGYTWWTDFLFQGMFAATAATIVSGAVAERIKLGGFMIFTLIYVGLVYPIVGSWQWGGGFLSSLAYGEAEGFYDFAGSTLVHSVGGWGALIAIYLLGSRIGKFGEDGKPKAIPGHNLPLAAAGVLILWLGWFGFNGGSVLSGDPAGTSLVLVTTCLAAAAGGVAAFLTSWVKYKNFDLTMFLNGILGGLVGITAGADQMSPNEAVIIGLLAGVIIVFGVALVDKLKLDDPVGAVAVHLICGIWGTLAVGLFGQLAGMDQFLVQLAGVGAAATFCSLTAFIILFTIKKVSGLRVSEEEELEGLDIHEHGMDAYADFRMNQH, translated from the coding sequence ATGGACGCAGGATTATTTACAGCGAATAACGTATGGATGATGGTTTGTACCGCCCTGGTGTTTTTTATGCACCTAGGTTTTTCTTTCTTAGAGATTGGTCTTACCAGACAAAAGAATACCGTTAATATTCTATTTAAAAATGTATTTATTATATGTGTAGGGTTACTGCTCTATTATATTGGGGGGTTTAATTTAATGTACCCCGGTTTTGAAAACGGAGCTACTGGGTTCTTCAAATTTGCAGGATTTGGAATTGCAGCTCCTGAAGGTGGAATGACTCCGGAGTATGCAGATGGCGGATACACTTGGTGGACAGATTTCTTGTTCCAAGGTATGTTTGCGGCTACAGCAGCAACTATTGTTTCTGGTGCGGTAGCAGAACGTATCAAACTAGGTGGTTTTATGATTTTTACCTTAATATATGTAGGCCTTGTTTATCCAATAGTAGGTTCTTGGCAGTGGGGTGGCGGTTTCTTATCATCGCTTGCTTATGGCGAAGCCGAAGGATTCTACGATTTTGCTGGATCCACCTTGGTTCACTCTGTAGGTGGATGGGGCGCTTTGATTGCCATTTATCTATTAGGTTCTAGAATTGGAAAATTTGGAGAAGACGGAAAACCAAAAGCCATTCCCGGACACAACTTGCCATTGGCGGCAGCCGGTGTATTGATACTCTGGTTAGGGTGGTTTGGTTTTAATGGAGGCTCTGTGCTTTCAGGAGATCCAGCTGGTACCTCATTGGTATTGGTTACTACATGTTTGGCCGCGGCCGCAGGCGGAGTTGCCGCGTTCCTAACCTCATGGGTCAAATACAAAAACTTTGACCTAACCATGTTCTTGAATGGTATTCTAGGAGGATTGGTTGGTATTACTGCTGGCGCAGACCAAATGTCACCAAATGAAGCAGTGATTATTGGACTCTTAGCGGGCGTCATCATTGTATTTGGTGTTGCCCTTGTCGATAAACTTAAACTTGATGATCCTGTAGGTGCCGTAGCAGTGCATTTAATTTGCGGTATCTGGGGTACTCTTGCAGTTGGCCTATTTGGACAACTTGCCGGTATGGACCAGTTTTTAGTGCAGTTAGCAGGAGTAGGTGCAGCAGCAACATTCTGTTCCCTTACTGCATTTATCATATTGTTTACTATCAAGAAAGTTTCTGGCTTACGAGTTTCCGAAGAAGAAGAATTGGAAGGCCTGGATATCCACGAACATGGTATGGATGCATACGCTGACTTTAGAATGAATCAACACTAG
- a CDS encoding P-II family nitrogen regulator, producing MKKVEAIIRKSKFDEVKKALHEIEVNFFSYWDVTGVGNEKQGHVYRGISYSTSDIQRRYLVIVVSDDFLERTIETLLSSASTGNVGDGKIFVSDVMEAYRIRTKESGSAGIN from the coding sequence ATGAAAAAAGTCGAGGCAATTATTAGAAAATCAAAATTTGATGAGGTGAAAAAAGCGCTTCATGAAATTGAGGTGAACTTCTTCAGTTACTGGGATGTAACAGGAGTTGGCAATGAAAAACAAGGACATGTTTATCGCGGTATATCGTACAGCACTTCAGATATACAAAGAAGGTATTTGGTTATCGTAGTATCTGATGACTTCTTAGAACGCACCATAGAAACTTTGTTGAGTTCTGCTTCCACAGGAAATGTTGGAGACGGGAAGATCTTTGTTTCTGATGTTATGGAAGCTTACAGAATAAGAACCAAGGAAAGCGGAAGCGCCGGAATAAACTAA